From one Colletotrichum destructivum chromosome 3, complete sequence genomic stretch:
- a CDS encoding Putative ATP-dependent RNA helicase DEAD-box, Helicase superfamily 1/2, ATP-binding protein, protein MADQLNMSGLNIQDQQNQPRSYIPPHMRKMNGGPPPPAPAAAAAMNGGGGINNSAWAGRGQQNFDARAPAGGDWPAMGGPGGPGGPPGPPPAQQQSFAPRGGRGGWQEGGGRGGYSGGGYGGHAGGGGGQQARGSGDGQWRDGKHIPGPANPRVERELFGTGVDDSSKQQTGINFEKYDDIPVEASGHDVPEPVLTFSNPPLDNHLIGNIEMARYKVPTPVQKYSIPIVMGGRDLMACAQTGSGKTGGFLFPILSQAFINGPSTVPPNAAGGFGRQRKAYPTSLILAPTRELVSQIYEESRKFAYRSWVRPCVVYGGADIGSQLRQIERGCDLLVATPGRLVDLIERGRISLQNIKYLVLDEADRMLDMGFEPQIRRIVEGEDMPNVQNRQTLMFSATFPRDIQMLARDFLKDYIFLSVGRVGSTSENITQKVEYVEDVDKRSVLLDILHTHGAGLTLIFVETKRMADSLSDFLINQNFPATSIHGDRTQRERERALEFFRNGRCPILVATAVAARGLDIPNVTHVVNYDLPTDIDDYVHRIGRTGRAGNTGHSTAFFNRGNRGVVRELLDLLKEANQEVPSFLETIARESSFGGGRGGRPRGGGRGQGANRDFRKFGGGGGGGGFGGAPGGGFSGGGGAGGGYSAGGGGGGFGGPPPAAGGFGGGAGGYGGGGGYGGGSYGNPGGGNSSWW, encoded by the exons ATGGCTGATCAGCTCAACATGTCTGGCCTGAACATCCAGGATCAGCAGAACCAACCCCGCTCCTACATTCCTCCCCACATGCGTAAGATGAATGGTGgtccccctcctccggctccggcggcggcggcggcaatgaacggcggcggtggtaTCAACAACAGCGCCTGGGCTGG TAGAGGCCAACAGAATTTCGATGCCCGCGCGCCCGCCGGTGGTGACTGGCCTGCCATGGGCGGCCCCGGAGGTCCTGGAGGTCCTCCCGGCCCCCCTCCTGCTCAGCAGCAGTCCTTCGCTCCTCGTGGTGGCCGCGGTGGCTGGCAAGAGGGCGGTGGTCGCGGCGGAtacagcggcggcggctacggcGGCCACgctggtggtggaggtggacAGCAGGCCCGTGGCTCTGGCGATGGCCAGTGGCGCGACGGCAAGCACATTCCCGGCCCTGCCAACCCCCGCGTGGAGCGCGAGCTCTTCGGTACTGGCGTGGACGACTCGTCCAAGCAGCAGACCGGTATCAACTTCGAGAAGTACGACGACATTCCTGTTGAAGCTTCTGGACACGACGTCCCTGAGCCGGTCCTCACCTTCTCCAACCCCCCTCTCGACAACCATCTCATCGGCAACATCGAGATGGCTCGCTACAAGGTCCCTACCCCCGTCCAGAAGTACTCGATTCCCATCGTCATGGGCGGTCGCGATCTCATGGCTTGTGCCCAGACTGGTTCCGGAAAGACTGGTGGTTTCCTCTTCCCCATTCTCTCCCAGGCCTTCATCAACGGTCCTTCCACCGTTCcgcccaacgccgccggcggatTTGGCCGTCAGCGCAAGGCTTACCCCACTTCGCTGATTCTGGCTCCTACCCGTGAGCTGGTTTCTCAGATCTACGAGGAGTCCCGCAAGTTTGCGTACCGCTCCTGGGTTCGCCCTTGCGTCGTCTACGGTGGTGCCGACATTGGTTCTCAGCTCCGTCAGATCGAGCGCGGCTGCGACTTACTCGTTGCTACCCCTGGACGTCTTGTCGACCTCATAGAGCGCGGTCGTATCTCCCTCCAGAACATCAAGTACCTtgtgctcgacgaggctgaccGCATGCTTGACATGGGTTTCGAGCCCCAGATCCGCCGCattgtcgagggcgaggataTGCCCAACGTCCAGAACCGCCAGACCCTTATGTTCTCCGCCACATTCCCCCGCGACATCCAGATGCTCGCTCGCGACTTCCTGAAGGACTACATCTTCCTGTCTGTCGGTCGTGTTGGTTCCACTTCCGAGAACATCACCCAGAAGGTCGAGTAcgtcgaagacgtcgacaAGCGCTCTGTCCTTTTGGACATTCTCCACACCCACGGTGCTGGTCTCACTCTCATTTTCGTCGAGACCAAGCGCATGGCCGACTCTCTGTCCGACTTCCTTATCAACCAGAACTTCCCCGCCACCTCGATTCACGGTGATCGCACTCAGCGTGAGCGTGAGCGTGCTCTGGAGTTCTTCCGCAACGGTCGTTGCCCCATTTTGGTTGCTACTGCTGTTGCCGCCCGTGGTCTCGATATTCCCAACGTTACCCATGTTGTCAATTACGACCTGCCCACCGACATTGACGACTACGTCCACCGTATCGGTCGTACTGGTCGTGCCGGAAACACTGGCCACTCCACTGCTTTCTTCAACCGTGGCAACCGTGGTGTCGTTCGCGAACTTCTTGACCTTCTTAAGGAGGCTAACCAGGAGGTTCCCAGCTTCCTTGAGACCATTGCCCGTGAGTCCTCCTTCGGCGGTGGTCGTGGCGGTCGTCCTCGTGGCGGTGGCCGTGGACAGGGCGCCAACCGTGACTTCCGCAAgtttggcggcggtggcggtggtggcggcttCGGAGGAGCCCCTGGCGGTGGcttcagcggcggcggcggtgccggcggtgGCTACAgtgctggcggcggcggtggtggtttTGGTGGCCCccctcctgctgctggtggcttcggcggcggcgctggcggttacggtggtggtggtggctACGGCGGCGGTAGCTACGGTAACCCCGGTGGCGGAAACTCGTCCTGGTGGTAA
- a CDS encoding Putative ino80 subunit 1 protein — protein sequence MSPDSPSSPAGNAVSDAEAPTSPVRGDEGKSFLSQAMTEDDDTRMMDGTPEPTEKTSGRGKGKNAAKESSSNITGKIRHLKKEDGEPLWRKDIQYDFLKAIFDDETAVFTNSYEPERPRQNFADLYIDTMSRSSKTSKVLRDKLLSDRSAAKGMAMVCLLVNIGRMNTTLNFFPEMRAQLRTYHAIPSLQAHQDAHAYKQLQDAPRLKSILKGGAEDREEPGSLNKIKARDVPRTNPVNLLFVICQSAAKIAELHFPPGREFHDLVMKTNYTSISRAKAFLWIMWFYLESDFTEEGCDENPFGPGVDYGVDVANQGVPELIEMTTEDEAAENVDTEVEIKFGEEKQKMRAKILEADQAYLADNQTKRGSRTSRVMAEDGPAILPRIRPSKHESDMDSVRSTPPPKALARGLGGSVRRGGAPLKYQIFEASSPAGPAHGSAEGIVARKPRPPTAHQIAVERNRNQRVEYILDRGYRKELHKAKKKRQQGSTLYRAFMRIKQIDNPFEDSDPEDDPRQHLSNNDGNSGPFRQKGLGGIAPLASENDDFGEEANAYTAALRRTSRRLKRWGAHEGPPLGVIPPRKRKKANGETNGNDEAGDMTMDLDTLRASEARDGSQARANGDVNGDETLGDITMGDITMDDGDDADKTAAADDDEELDEMDRSLLGLAAEDSASEDE from the exons ATGTCGCCGGATTCTCCCAGTTCCCCTGCGGGCAACGCCGTGTCGGACGCGGAGGCGCCTACTTCCCCAGTGCGCGGTGACGAGGGCAAATCCTTCCTCTCCCAAGCCATgaccgaagacgacgatacACGGATGATGGATGGCACGCCCGAGCCAACCGAGAAGACATCGGGTCgcgggaaggggaagaaTGCGGCAAAGGAGTCGTCCAGTAACATCACCGGCAAGATTCGGCATctgaagaaggaagatggCGAGCCACTCTGGCGCAAGGACATCCAATACGACTTCCTCAAGGCTATCTTCGATGACGAAACAGCCGTCTTCACGAACTCTTACGAACCCGAGAGACCCCGCCAGAACTTTGCCGATCTCTACATTGACACCATGTCGCGAAGCAGCAAGACGAGCAAGGTCCTTCGCGACAAGTTGCTAAGCGATCGCAGTGCAGCAAAGGGCATGGCCATGGTCTGCCTGCTCGTCAACATTGGCAGAATGAATACAACGCTCAACT TCTTCCCCGAGATGCGAGCCCAATTGCGAACATACCACGCCATCCCCTCCCTACAGGCACACCAAGATGCGCATGCCTACAAACAGCTCCAGGACGCTCCAAGATTAAAATCTATCCTCAAGGGTGGTGCTGAAGACCGCGAAGAGCCTGGCAGCCTGAACAAAATCAAAGCCCGCGATGTCCCCCGAACGAACCCCGTCAACCTGCTCTTCGTCATCTGCCAATCAGCCGCTAAGATCGCTGAGTTGCACTTTCCTCCGGGACGAGAGTTCCACGACTTGGTCATGAAGACCAACTACACCAGCATATCCCGCGCTAAGGCGTTCCTTTGGATCATGTGGTTCTATCTCGAATCCGACTTCACGGAAGAGGGCTGCGACGAAAACCCATTTGGACCCGGCGTCGACTACGGTGTCGATGTTGCTAACCAAGGCGTTCCCGAACTCATAGAGATGACAACagaggacgaggcggcaGAAAATGTCGATACGGAGGTGGAGATCAAATTCGGCgaagagaagcagaagaTGCGCGCCAAGATTCTAGAGGCAGACCAGGCGTACCTTGCCGACAACCAAACAAAACGAGGCTCGAGAACATCGCGTGTGATGGCTGAGGATGGGCCGGCCATCCTACCTCGCATTCGCCCTTCGAAGCACGAGTCTGATATGGATAGTGTCCGGTCGACACCGCCACCCAAGGCATTGGCACGAGGCCTTGGGGGCTCGGTTCGACGTGGCGGGGCACCGCTCAAGTATCAGATTTTCGAGGCATCTTCCCCAGCAGGCCCTGCTCATGGCTCCGCGGAGGGCATCGTTGCTCGAAAACCTCGCCCCCCCACGGCACACCAAATCGCGGTGGAGAGGAACAGAAACCAACGGGTCGAATACATTCTGGATCGTGGTTACCGGAAGGAGCTTCACAAGGCGAAGAAAAAGCGGCAGCAAGGAAGCACTCTCTATCGGGCATTCATGCGTATTAAGCAAATTGATAATCCGTTCGAGGACAGCGACCCAGAGGATGACCCCCGTCAGCATCTGTCGAACAACGACGGGAACTCTGGACCCTTCCGACAGAAAGGTCTCGGGGGTATCGCGCCCCTGGCCTCGGAGAACGACGATTTCGGTGAAGAGGCGAACGCCTACACCGCAGCTTTGAGACGCACATCACGACGGCTAAAAAGATGGGGGGCTCATGAAGGCCCTCCTCTTGGAGTCATTCCTCccaggaagagaaagaaggctAACGGCGAGACGAACGGCAACGACGAAGCGGGCGACATGACAATGGACCTTGACACCCTGAGAGCCTCGGAGGCGAGGGATGGATCACAGGCTCGGGCGAACGGCGATGTCAACGGTGACGAGACCCTAGGCGACATCACGATGGGAGATATCAccatggacgacggcgacgatgctgaCAAGacagctgccgccgacgatgacgaagagtTGGACGAGATGGATAGGTCTCTGTtgggccttgccgccgaggactcTGCCTCTGAGGACGAGTGA
- a CDS encoding Putative AAA+ ATPase domain, ABC transporter type 1, transmembrane domain-containing protein translates to MADKGEKTNITASDPLAAAVEPITPRDPEDTTFAIDIDKADGNDRGSDSDEKRVRPELRSTKSHATDTSVATTAATRRQPQSKPWYKTPNPLKWGGIPPVPEERIVSREHRAGFFSLLTFQWMAPLMSAGYKRQLEPTDIWTVNPDRAADVMTDKLKAAFKKRVDRGDKYPLLWALHETYLFEFWLGGMLQLMSTVFQVMSPFTLRYLIQFANDAWDASQQGSAPPAIGRGIGLVLGVTFMQIFQSLGTNHFIYRGMMIGGQSRAVLISVIFEKAMSLSGRAKAGGIKEPVGNPLVDEKGKKKDNKEKGKKGEATKGPGISGDGTGWGNGRIVNLMSVDTYRIDQASALFHLTWTAPISCIITLVVLVINLSYSALAGFALLVAGIPLLTRAIRSLFKRRKAINKVTDQRVGLTQEILQSVRFVKYFGWESAFLERLKGIRRREIHAIQILLAIRNAINAVSLSLPIFASMLSFVTYAKTNNALNPALVFSSLALFNGLRIPLNLLPLVLGQVVDAWSSLKRIQDFLLAEEQEEDVVIKLDGENALEMTNASFTWERTTTQESEKSAAGTGKGGKKGTTQPTVAPKPATKSEEPLTSSGDSTGDGASTLVEEEREPFKLQDLNFEIKRDELVAVIGTVGSGKTSLLAALAGDMRKTSGEVVLGASRAFCPQYAWIQNATVRDNILFGKDMDKAWYQEVINACALRPDLAMLPNGDLTEIGERGITISGGQKQRLNIARAIYFDSDIVLMDDPLSAVDAHVGRHIFDNAILGLLKGKCRILATHQLWVLNRCDRVIWMEGGKIQAVDTFDNLMRDHRGFQQLLETTSQEEEKDETAPVNLTKTPQGDKKKNKKGAALMQQEERAVASVPWRVYGDYIRASGSMLNAPFLIFLLLLSQGANIMTSLWLSYWTSRRYPLSDGQYIGIYAGLGALQAVLMFVFSLLLSILGTKSSKVMLRQAVTRVLRAPMSFFDTTPLGRITNRFSRDVDVMDNNLTDAMRMYFFTLAMILSVFALIIAFFHYFAIALGPLFVFFILASSYYRASAREVKRFESVLRSTVFAKFGEGLSGVASIRAYGLKAHFIGDLRKAIDEMNAAYYLTFSNQRWLSTRLDLIGNLLVFTVGILVVTSRFSVPPSIGGLVLSYILGIVQMIQFTVRQLAEVENGMNAVERIQYYGTQLEEEAPLHTIEVRPSWPEKGEIVFENVEMRYRANLPLVLSGLSMHVRGGERIGIVGRTGAGKSSIMSTLFRLVELSGGHITIDGVDISTIGLHDLRSRLAIIPQDPTLFKGTVRSNLDPFGEHTDLELWSALRQADLVPVDANLEDPRSKESSVIHLDSIVEEDGLNFSLGQRQLMALARALVRGSRIIVCDEATSSVDMETDDKIQNTIATSFRGRTLLCIAHRLRTIIGYDRICVMDAGQIAELDTPLALWQQEGGIFRSMCDRSGIRLEDVRMASEGTALEVQVGQSSQSGL, encoded by the exons ATGGCAGACAAGGGCGAGAAAACCAACATCACGGCATCTGACCCACTGGCCGCTGCGGTTGAACCCATCACGCCCAGGGACCCGGAAGACACTACATTTGCCATTGATATCGACAAGGCGGATGGGAACGATAGGGGTTCCGACTCTGACGAGAAGAGGGTTAGACCTGAGTTGAGGTCAACCAAAAGCCATGCTACCGACACCAGCGTCGCCACCACGGCTGCAACCCGTCGACAACCACAGAGCAAGCCATGGTACAAGACGCCAAACCCCTTGAAATGGGGCGGCATCCCACCCGTTCCCGAAGAAAGGATTGTCTCCCGGGAGCACAGGGCCGGGTTCTTCAGCCTGCTCACCTTTCAATGGATGGCCCCCCTGATGAGT GCTGGATACAAGCGACAACTGGAACCAACTGATATCTGGACGGTCAATCCGGACAGAGCTGCAGATGTCATGACAGATAAATTGAAGGCTGCCTTCAAGAAACGCGTTGATAGAGGAGACAAGTATCCGTTGTTATGGGCGTTACACGAGACTTATCTCTTCGAGTTTTGGCTCGGCGGCATGCTCCAGCTTATGTCTACCGTCTTCCAGGTCATGTCCCCCTTTACCCTGCGATACCTCATTCAGTTCGCAAACGACGCGTGGGATGCCTCTCAGCAGGGCTCGGCGCCTCCCGCCATTGGCAGGGGAATCGGTCTGGTCCTCGGTGTCACCTTCATGCAAATCTTCCAGAGTCTGGGTACGAACCATTTCATCTATCGCGGCATGATGATTGGAGGCCAGTCGAGAGCCGTCCTCATCAGTGTCATCTTCGAAAAAGCCATGTCTCTGTCCGGTCGTGCCAAAGCCGGCGGCATCAAGGAGCCGGTCGGCAATCCACTAGTGGAtgagaagggaaagaaaaaagacaaTAAggagaaaggaaagaaaggcGAGGCTACCAAAGGCCCAGGCATCTCGGGCGACGGAACCGGCTGGGGCAACGGTCGCATTGTCAACCTCATGAGCGTCGACACGTATCGCATCGATCAAGCATCCGCTTTGTTTCATTTGACGTGGACTGCGCCCATATCCTGCATCATCACGCTTGTCGTGTTGGTGATCAACCTGAGCTATAGTGCTCTTGCCGGTTTCGCTCTCTTGGTAGCAGGAATCCCGTTGCTGACGAGGGCTATCAGAAGCTTGTTCAAGCGGAGGAAagccatcaacaaggtcaCCGATCAGCGGGTGGGCTTGACCCAGGAGATTTTGCAGTCAGTCCGCTTCGTCAAGTACTTTGGATGGGAGAGCGCGTTTCTTGAACGTCTCAAGGGAATTCGAAGGCGCGAAATCCACGCCATTCAGATCCTGTTGGCGATCCGAAacgccatcaacgccgtcaGTCTATCACTGCCCATTTTCGCATCCATGCTGTCTTTCGTTACGTACGCGAAGACGAATAACGCATTGAACCCCGCCCTGGTATTCTCGTCCCTGGCCTTGTTCAATGGTCTTCGAATCCCACTCAACCTGCTCCCACTGGTTCTTGGCCAAGTTGTCGATGCCTGGTCGTCTCTCAAGCGTATTCAAGACTTCCTGTTAGCtgaggagcaggaggaggatgtgGTTATCAAGCTCGATGGAGAGAATGCTTTGGAAATGACGAATGCCAGCTTCACCTGGGAGCGGACGACAACACAGGAATCCGAAAAGAGTGCGGCTGGCACCGGTAAGGGTGGCAAGAAGGGCACCACTCAACCTACGGTGGCACCAAAGCCAGCTACCAAGTCTGAAGAGCCGCTGACTTCGTCTGGGGACAGCACCGGCGATGGGGCTAGTACGCTGGTTGAGGAGGAGCGAGAGCCCTTCAAGCTTCAAGATCTCAACTTTGAGATCAAAAGAGATGAGCTCGTGGCCGTCATTGGCACAGTCGGCAGCGGTAAGACTTCTTTGCTGGCTGCCCTAGCAGGTGACATGAGAAAAACATCGGGCGAAGTTGTCCTTGGTGCTTCTCGGGCGTTTTGTCCGCAATATGCCTGGATTCAGAATGCCACTGTCCGCGACAATATCCTCTTTGGTAAGGATATGGATAAGGCATGGTATCAAGAGGTCATCAATGC CTGTGCCCTTCGACCTGATCTTGCAATGCTACCAAACGGCGACCTGACCGAGATTGGCGAACGCGGCATTACCATCTCTGGTGGTCAAAAGCAGCGCTTGAATATAGCCAGAGCCATCTACTTCGACTCCGATATCGTGCTCATGGATGATCCGCTGAGTGCTGTTGACGCCCACGTCGGACGTCACATTTTCGATaacgccatcctcggcctgctgAAAGGCAAATGCCGAATACTTGCAACTCACCAGCTTTGGGTACTCAACCGATGCGACAGAGTCATCTGGATGGAAGGAGGCAAGATCCAAGCTGTCGATACCTTTGACAACCTGATGAGGGACCATCGCGGCTTCCAGCAGCTGTTGGAAACGACTTcacaagaggaagagaaggacgagACCGCCCCGGTCAACCTGACAAAGACCCCTCAaggcgacaagaagaagaacaagaagggcgCGGCTCTCATGCAACAGGAGGAGCGCGCCGTTGCAAGCGTTCCCTGGAGGGTGTATGGAGACTACATCCGAGCTTCCGGATCCATGCTCAATGCGCCCTTCTTGATctttcttctgcttctctcCCAGGGCGCAAACATCATGACCAGTCTCTGGCTTTCGTACTGGACAAGCAGGCGCTATCCGTTGTCTGACGGGCAGTACATCGGCATTTATGCCGGTCTCGGTGCTCTGCAGGCGGTTCTCATGTTCGTcttctcgctgctgctgtccatCCTGGGCACCAAGTCCAGCAAGGTCATGCTTCGGCAGGCGGTAACCAGAGTTCTCCGCGCGCCAATGTCTTTCTTCGACACGACTCCCCTCGGCCGAATCACAAACCGGTTCTCGAGAGACGTCGACGTGATGGATAACAATCTGACAGACGCCATGAGGATGTACTTCTTCACGTTGGCCATGATTCTGTCCGTCTTTGCTCTCATCATCGCATTCTTCCACTACTTCGCCATCGCACTCGGGCCCTTGTTTGttttcttcatcttggcGTCTTCCTATTATCGCGCATCGGCACGCGAGGTCAAGCGGTTCGAGTCGGTTCTCAGATCGACTGTGTTCGCCAAGTTTGGTGAAGGGTTGAGCGGTGTGGCCAGCATCCGAGCGTACGGACTGAAGGCACATTTCATCGGCGATCTGAGGAAAGCCATTGATGAAATGAACGCGGCGTACTACCTCACGTTCTCGAACCAGCGCTGGCTTTCGACTCGCCTCGACCTGATAGGCAACCTTCTGGTCTTCACTGTTGGCATCCTCGTGGTGACGTCGCGATTCAGTGTGCCGCCCAGCATTGGAGGTCTGGTTCTCAGTTACATCCTCGGTATTGTGCAGATGATCCAATTCACCGTGCGCCAGcttgccgaggtcgagaacgGCATGAACGCTGTCGAGAGAATTCAGTACTACGGCAcccagctcgaggaggaggcgcctCTTCACACCATTGAAGTCCGACCTTCATGGCCGGAAAAAGGCGAGATCGTCTTTGAAAACGTCGAGATGCGGTACCGTGCCAACCTGCCGCTCGTCCTTTCAGGTCTTTCGATGCACGTACGAGGCGGCGAACGTATCGGCATCGTTGGACGGACAGGCGCAGGCAAATCATCCATTATGTCTACCctcttccgcctcgtcgagctgtcCGGAGGTCACATCACCATCGATGGTGTCGACATTTCGACAATCGGCCTGCACGACCTGCGGTCTCGCCTGGCGATTATTCCCCAGGATCCTACGCTCTTCAAGGGCACTGTGCGGTCCAACCTTGACCCTTTCGGCGAGCACACAGACTTAGAGCTGTGGTCTGCCTTGCGTCAGGCTGATCTCGTCCCAGTGGATGCCAACCTGGAAGATCCCAGGTCGAAAGAGTCTTCCGTCATCCACCTTGACTCTATCGTTGAGGAGGACGGTCTCAACTTCTCTCTTGGACAGCGACAACTCATGGCTCTGGCACGTGCCCTCGTTCGTGGCAGCCGCATCATCGTCTGTGACGAAGCCACGTCTTCCGTTGACATGGAGACAGACGACAAGATCCAGAACACCATCGCCACGAGCTTCAGGGGCAGGACGCTGCTGTGTATCGCCCACCGGCTTCGCACCATCATCGGATACGACCGCATCTGCGTCATGGACGCCGGCCAGATTGCCGAGCTGGATACGCCCCTTGCGCTGTGGCAGCAGGAGGGAGGGATCTTCAGGAGCATGTGTGACCGCAGCGGCATCAGGCTCGAGGACGTCCGAATGGCGAGTGAGGGCACGGCGTTGGAGGTTCAAGTAGGCCAGTCCAGTCAGAGCGGCTTGTGA
- a CDS encoding Putative rRNA-processing protein Fcf1/Utp23, translating to MGVQKKTRKFAEVKRVIGKNDVRRKENLKKAEEAVEKAKRERAGPDGNERIREVPQMPSSFFFQANSALVPPYSVIVDTSFWSRTIQMKLEPLETMMDCLYATCQPIVTDCVMAELEKLGPKFRLPLRIAKDERWERHKCTHKGVYADDCIVSKVSKDRVYIVATNDAGLVSRLRRIPGVPIMKCARGKYVIERLPDAPV from the exons ATGGGTGTCCAGAAAAAGACCAGAAAGTTTGCCGAA GTCAAGCGAGTTATTGGCAAGAACGATGTCCGACGCAAGGAGAACTTGAAGAAGGCCGAAGAGGCTGTCGAAAAGGCCAAGCGTGAGCGCGCCGGTCCCGACGGAAACGAGAGGATTCGTGAAGTTCCTCAAATGCCATcatctttcttcttccaggcCAATAGCGCCCTCGTCCCTCCGTACAGTGTCATCGTGGACACTTCATTCTGGAGTAGGACTATTCAAATGAAACTGGAACCTCTCGAGACCATGATGGACTGTCTCTATG CAACATGCCAACCCATCGTTACCGACTGCGTCATG GCTGAGTTGGAGAAATTGGGGCCCAAGTTCCGCCTCCCGCTGAGAATAGCCAAGGACGAAAGATGGGAACGTCACAAGTGCACTCACAAGGGTGTATACGCCGATGACTGCATT GTATCGAAAGTATCGAAAGATCGAGTCTACATTGTCGCGACCaacgacgccggccttgttTCCCGCCTTCGTCGGATTCCAGGTGTTCCCATCATGAAGTGTGCCCGCGGAAAGTACGTTATCGAGAGACTTCCCGACGCCCCGGTATAA